One stretch of Oncorhynchus clarkii lewisi isolate Uvic-CL-2024 chromosome 3, UVic_Ocla_1.0, whole genome shotgun sequence DNA includes these proteins:
- the LOC139406048 gene encoding interleukin-1 receptor-like 1, whose translation MQVPVLRKMCSFTFRLVDGGLMFLLLSLTRISAQREMSLNPTTIGHYTESPCQLFDKYETTVTEGEALSLPAYYDLSELVWASVTEFTWYRNRTQELSSSKEERVHHHGPVLFFLPLLINDSDQYYTYWRKAADTCLIFVTEVIVVKAQPFDHSVLFNDISESAENIAIPCPEPVEKVCQDGKENLAWYKNFSLIPNESERNLWVYGASKADEGIYTCVCTWEHNGMVLKTSASRRLKIQAPSASHPPQINLPINGSTETTDLYTTKKLRCEAFCGQNIEDNCQVWWEINGVKVRSQQQGYSVNNTSEVEVSSMRSIFTAILIINTVTMRDLQSKFTCFAMNDQKWDCAVVTLKLRGFMFMGLCVVLLLFVLLAAVAVKVFDIDLALLFRGVFKCCGRSEDGKVYDAYVVYQMDGLDQEREEKVYHFVSIVLPTVLEQKCGFRLFIHGRDDLPGEDRMELVEACIRLSRRLIVILTPSSSTWSDSEGQSSCGQWGCSSSLTTAEDYDCQVGLYQALVHSEMSVILIQLGDMGEGGYTHLSPGLQHLVRKSAPLMWHEGRRGSTLPNSSFWKRVRYMMPWSRSTSFDNQLI comes from the exons ATGCAAGTTCCTGTTTTGCGGAAAATGTGCTCCTTCACATTCAGG TTGGTGGATGGTGGTCTCATGTTCCTGCTCCTCAGTTTGACTAGGATTTCTGCCCAGAGAGAAATGTCCTTAAACCCCACTACAATAGGTCATTACACAG AGTCCCCATGTCAACTATTTGACAAGTATGAAACTACTGTGACAGAGGGGGAGGCCCTTAGTTTGCCAGCCTACTATGACCTGAGTGAGTTGGTTTGGGCCAGCGTGACTGAGTTTACCTGGTACAGAAACAGAACCCAAGAGCTCTCGTCCTCTAAGGAAGAGCGTGTGCATCATCATGGACCGGTGCTCTTCTTCCTCCCCCTTTTAATCAACGACTCTGATCAGTACTACACCTACTG GAGAAAGGCAGCAGACACCTGCCTAATTTTTGTGACAGAGGTGATTGTTGTCAAAGCCCAACCGTTCGATCATTCAGTCCTGTTTAACGATATCTCAGAGTCAGCAGAAAACATCGCTATCCCATGTCCTGAACCCGTGGAAAAAGTATGCCAAGATGGAAAAGAAAACTTAGCCTGGTATAAG AATttcagtctcattccaaacgagTCTGAGAGAAATCTGTGGGTGTATGGCGCCTCCAAAGCAGACGAGGGCATCTatacgtgtgtgtgcacgtgggAGCACAATGGGATGGTTCTCAAAACTTCTGCATCCAGGAGACTAAAGATCCAAG CTCCCTCTGCCTCGCATCCTCCTCAGATCAACCTGCCTATAAACGGAAGCACAGAGACCACTGACCTGT ACACCACTAAGAAGTTGAGGTGTGAAGCGTTTTGTGGGCAGAACATTGAAGACAACTGTCAAGTGTGGTGGGAGATAAATGGAGTGAAAGTGCGCTCGCAGCAGCAAGGCTACTCTGTGAACAACACCAG CGAGGTGGAGGTATCTTCAATGCGAAGTATCTTCACAGCTATCCTGATCATAAACACAGTGACTATGAGGGACCTCCAGTCAAAGTTCACATGTTTTGCAATGAACGACCAGAAATGGGATTGTGCAGTGGTTACTCTCAAGCTAAGAG GGTTTATGTTTATGGGTCTATGTGTGGTGCTACTGCTCTTCGTCTTGCTAGCTGCTGTGGCCGTTAAAGTCTTTGACATCGATCTGGCGCTGCTCTTCCGTGGAGTTTTCAAATGCTGTGGTCGATCTGAGG ATGGGAAGGTCTATGATGCTTACGTTGTCTACCAGATGGATGGCTTAGATCAGGAAAGGGAGGAGAAAGTGTATCACTTTGTGAGCATTGTTCTGCCCACTGTCCTGGAGCAGAAGTGTGGCTTTAGACTCTTCATCCACGGCAGAGACGACTTACCTGGAGAAG ACCGCATGGAGTTGGTGGAGGCCTGCATACGGCTGAGCAGGAGGCTGATTGTCATCCTGACCCCCAGCTCAAGCACATGGTCAGACTCAGAAGGTCAAAGCTCATGTGGCCAATGGGGCTGCTCGTCTTCGCTGACCACAGCAGAAGACTATGACTGTCAGGTGGGGCTCTACCAGGCTCTGGTCCACAGTGAGATGAGCGTCATCCTCATCCAGCTGGGGGACATGGGGGAGGGTGgctacacacacctgtcccctggCCTGCAGCACCTGGTCCGCAAGAGTGCCCCCTTAATGTGGCATGAGGGAAGGCGTGGGTCGACGCTGCCCAACTCAAGCTTCTGGAAGAGGGTGCGTTACATGATGCCTTGGTCGCGCTCAACTAGTTTTGACAACCAGTTAATATGA